Genomic window (Eubalaena glacialis isolate mEubGla1 chromosome 6, mEubGla1.1.hap2.+ XY, whole genome shotgun sequence):
GATGCGGCTGCCggcgccccccgccccggcccaggCGCCCGCGGGCGGGGGCTGCAGGGCCGCGCCGCTTTCGGGTCATAgtcgctgccgccgccgccaggcACTCCGGAGCTGTCCGCTTCAGCACCACGGCGGCGGCGGTAGCGGCGGCGCGGACCGGCCCGGAGCCCGCCGCCGCGCTCATGCACTTTAGAACCTCGGGCCGCAGCCCCACCCCGCACACCGGAACGGACAGAGACCCGCGGCCCTCAGCCCCGGCCCGTCCCCTCCCGCACggctcccctgccccgcccctctcAGGCAGGTCTGGTCCGCAGACCGGCTGCCTGCCGGTGTCGGACCTCGCACGCGGCCAGTGATGTTTGGCTGCATATTTGCATGAGCTTCCCACCCACCTGAGCCCAGCCCTCCAGGCCGCTCCTCACCCTCCACCCCTGTCTGGCGTGACCCCAGCCTCAGCCTCTTTCTAAGGGACTTCCTCAgcacatttgtatttttatatccgACTCTTTGTTTACTGATTCCCCTCGTGGTTCATGCCCTCCCCCCACGGTCTCGGCCACGCTCTTCTGCGCCTGGCAGATAGGATGGGTGTTGAGGCTGGGTGGGACAAGCCCCCAACATGGTAACCAACCATATGACCAGTCTGCCCATGCCTGACCCCAGGTGGCTCTCTGGCAGACCCCTCCCCTCAAGGTGTCACCTTCCAAGGGCCCAGGTCTGATTTTACCTTGGACCCCTGCGTCCTGCCCCTGGGAATCCAAATGGGGGCTGCATTGCATCTTTGGATGACACCTGTAGCCCTAGCCCTGGAGATATTCTCAACCCCAGGGAGGTCCTTTGTAAATGTTCCTCCATCCTCACTGTACCAGGAGTGTGTGAATAAACACAGACCcccctgtgtgtgcgtgtgtgtgtagctGCTGCTTTGGTTTGCTATAGGAGCCAGCCCAAAATGGCTCCAATTCTttttggggaggggagcagaTATTTGGGAATCTCAGGTGCATGTAACTGACAGAGAAGCGTTGCCAAGTAAACACAGGCAGGTCAgcctggcctgagaacatcattACAGCGTGGCCTCCTTGGGTAAATACTACAACCTGAGCAGGATAGGTCACCAGAgttggggctggagctggggtcAGAAGCAATCTAGATTCAAAGTCTGCAGCCTCCTATGAATAAATCCAGGTTGAATGGGGGTCAGTAACAGGCCCCAAGGATGCAAGTCTCCAAGTCGGGCTGGCATGCACAGGGGTTGTGCTGAGATTTGCCCCTGGGGATGAATCACTGACGGTTCAGTATGGTGGGGGAGGAAGTTGGGGAATCCAGGAGAGATCTGAGGAGCCTAAGAAGGAAGTCAGAAACCTGAGATTTGGGATCTAGTTTGACCTagcctgtattttttttcatgtggggTTGCTCCCATCAGCTCTGTCTTAGTTAGGCATGAGGCCCCTAGGATGTGGGCACTTTGGACCTGACCTTAAGCCCTGAGTCAGGAATTCTGAATACTTGAGCCTGGGGCAGAAAGGCAGGAGGACCATGCTTCTGGCCTCACAGCTGAATGGCACTGAGGAAGTCCTCATGATCTGAGTCCTGGAGgaagcagggtggggtgggaggtctAGGAGGTGAGAGGATCTGGGCCCCAAGGGCCAGCTGGGCCACACTGAGCTCTTTGCCCTTCTGCATGAGGTAGAAATGGAAGTGGAAACCATTGCCATAGGTTGCATGCCTCAAGGACCAGCCGTAACGAGCTTGGGCGTAGTGTCTTGTCCGAAAGTGGGGGGCAGCAGAGGTCATTGAGATGAACTGGCCCCCAGGGACCAGTACTCGGCTCACCTGAAAGGCAGATAGAGAAGCCATTGGTGAGAAGCCCATCTCCAGGTTCTCAAAGGTCAGTATGGCCCCAGATGCCCTCCCAGCGAAATCTCAGGTACTACCCTCCATCCAGTAGCTCAGGGCTCAGGGCTTTCCATGGCAGAAGAGTGAGGCTTCCTCTCTGCCCCTGGTTGTTCCGTGGGGGTAGGGCTATATTTTAAACAGGTAGGAGCATGGGAGTGATGTCAGGTGCAGGGGGCATTGCCTTCCTGTCAGCTGCTTACCTTCCCTACCTGGAACCTGGCCGCTACCTCATCTCTATGGCAACACAGTAATCAATCCTCAGCCTCTGTGAGCCTGGCCACTCCAGCGCCCTACAATCTTGATCCAGCTTAACACCCCCTTCCTTCAGGTAACCATAGTCCTGAAGGGACGCACTACTTGTTCCAAACCATGCCTCCTTCTGGCTTCTGAGTTCTTCTGGTCTCCTAAAACCTTAACCCCTCATCCCCACCTCTTGATCAGCCGTCTTTCCCTTGGTGCTCCCTCACCTCACTCAGCACCTGGTCCACAGTGTGGATACCTTCAGAGGACACGTTCCAGGGATCCTGTTCTCCAGTCAACAGGGCATCCAGCGTGCCCTTCTCGAGCACCACGTCAAAGGAGCCACTGGGGAAGCCCAGTGCCCGCACGTCCATGGTCTCCCAGCGCAGCTTGGGCACGTGGGCATATCGATCCCGCATGGCAGCCACCACTACTGATGAGTAGTCCACACTGGTCacatcagggaagcccccaaggaaTAGTTCGTAGCTCAGGGCACTGTTTCCACAGCCTGGGGTGAGAAGGGGTGGGTGACAAAAGGTCTAGGTTAGCTTTGGTTCTCACCTCCCCAATTATCCATCCACTCTTGGCCTGTTTTCTCTCAGCTCAAACCCTCCCGTACTGAGGGAGAAGCAGCATGGTACAAGAGCATGAGCCTTAGAGTCATACAGATCTGGGCACATATCCTGGCTCTATCATTCCTGGCTGTGTGGACTAAAGCAAGTCGTTTACATACTAGGAACTTGGATTTCCTAGTcagaaaaatgaagataacaatACCTAGCCTACATGTAGGATGTGATgttctaaatttaaaaactaaacagcTGAAGAGTAGGAGCTTTGAACTTAGGAGTTCAAAGATTTGGGTTCTGATATCTCTAGTCATACAGCCATGGCAAGTCATTcaactcagcctcagtttcctcagactCAGAATGGGGATAATATTGGCATCATAATATTATTAATAGGATAATGCTAGTATTATCCTAATTCCTAACCTCTCAGAGATCCTCTGATGATATCAGCCCTGGGAAGACTTCATGTTAGGGGTTTTTATCTTACTTTGCTTTCCAAGGCAGAATTAACAAGTGAAGGGGAAACTAAGTGGGGACACACAGTGGAGATGATTCCTTGTAATCTCTTCATGTATGATTGAGCGCCACATATTGGGTTCTGCTGATGAATaaagagcctctgccctcaaggagctgatGCTCTGGTGAGAGGAACAGATGTGTAGTCAGGCAACTGCCACATAATGCAATGAGTGTTTCAATAGGGACAGGCTGCAGGAGCACATAGGAGAGTCCCTGTCCCCACCTTAGATGGGTGGGCCAACAGGATCGGGGGAACTGACAACCAGTCAGAGTCTTGAAGAATCATAACACTCTGGTGGGAAGTGCCCGGAAAGCAGTCCCAAAGTGGTGGAGGGTGGAGGTTAGAGGAGTGGATGTGGACCTACTGCCCAGTGGGCATGGCTTCCTTCAAAGATCTGTTGGCCT
Coding sequences:
- the EEF1AKMT4 gene encoding EEF1A lysine methyltransferase 4; this encodes MACPGAWAPLPELPEKNYGYREVQYWDQRYRGAADSPPYEWFGDFSSFRDLLEPELRPEDSILVLGCGNSALSYELFLGGFPDVTSVDYSSVVVAAMRDRYAHVPKLRWETMDVRALGFPSGSFDVVLEKGTLDALLTGEQDPWNVSSEGIHTVDQVLSEVSRVLVPGGQFISMTSAAPHFRTRHYAQARYGWSLRHATYGNGFHFHFYLMQKGKELSVAQLALGAQILSPPRPPTPPCFLQDSDHEDFLSAIQL